Proteins encoded in a region of the Chryseobacterium piperi genome:
- a CDS encoding OmpA family protein, whose product MKNLKLGISALALTVASTVFAQTTNNPWMIGVGAHAENHTAQRNNFSNTFAARNLTKTLFNVNNFSITPPLSKLTVARNIGKGLVIDWQTSVGNVGNKRFESGKEFFLMTGLGFQAKAAGLLWNEESWFDPYLRVGANYLRHDYTALAFPRTDVNGEVVTNGSNGNENGKANFFTVSTGAGINFWVTKNFGLGVQGDYVSTPGDKSTVANFWQASASLNFRFGNRDRDKDGILDKDDLCPDTPGLPEFQGCPDTDGDGVPDKDDQCPDVAGPVENNGCPWPDTDGDGVIDKDDACPTVAGPAENNGCPWPDTDGDGILDKDDACPTVPGLPEYNGCPKPKDVIAKEATGALKDILFNFNKATIRPESNGKLDQAATIIKQSNDGTFLVTGHTDAKGAAAYNLKLSRERAASVVAALEARGVNGSQLKSVGVGSRDAKVSVKASDAERMVDRKVEVEAINGAAWDALKKSDLEVVQKKTVIKKGKAPAKRKAPAKKRRK is encoded by the coding sequence ATGAAAAATCTAAAATTAGGAATTTCAGCATTGGCACTTACGGTTGCTTCTACTGTATTCGCTCAGACTACCAACAATCCGTGGATGATCGGGGTTGGTGCTCACGCGGAGAACCATACAGCTCAGAGAAACAACTTTAGTAATACTTTTGCTGCAAGAAATTTAACGAAGACTTTGTTCAATGTGAACAACTTCTCTATCACTCCTCCTTTATCTAAACTTACTGTTGCTAGAAATATCGGTAAAGGTTTAGTAATTGACTGGCAGACTTCAGTAGGGAATGTTGGTAATAAAAGATTCGAATCAGGAAAAGAATTTTTCCTAATGACTGGTCTTGGTTTCCAAGCTAAGGCGGCGGGTCTTTTATGGAACGAAGAGTCTTGGTTTGACCCATACTTAAGAGTAGGTGCAAACTACCTTAGACACGATTATACAGCTCTTGCTTTCCCAAGAACTGATGTTAATGGTGAAGTTGTTACTAATGGTAGCAACGGTAACGAAAATGGTAAAGCTAACTTCTTTACAGTTTCTACTGGTGCTGGTATTAACTTCTGGGTAACTAAAAACTTCGGTTTAGGAGTTCAAGGAGATTATGTTTCAACTCCAGGTGATAAATCTACAGTTGCTAACTTCTGGCAAGCTTCTGCATCTTTGAACTTTAGATTTGGTAACAGAGATAGAGATAAGGATGGTATCTTAGATAAAGACGATCTTTGTCCTGATACACCAGGTTTACCAGAATTCCAAGGATGTCCTGATACTGACGGTGATGGAGTTCCAGATAAAGACGATCAATGTCCAGACGTAGCAGGACCAGTTGAAAACAACGGTTGTCCTTGGCCAGATACTGACGGTGATGGTGTTATCGATAAAGATGATGCTTGTCCTACAGTAGCAGGTCCAGCTGAAAACAACGGTTGTCCTTGGCCAGACACAGACGGTGACGGTATCTTAGATAAAGATGATGCTTGTCCTACTGTTCCAGGTCTTCCAGAGTACAACGGATGTCCTAAGCCAAAAGACGTAATCGCTAAAGAAGCTACAGGTGCTCTTAAAGATATCTTGTTCAACTTCAACAAAGCTACAATCAGACCTGAATCTAATGGTAAATTAGATCAAGCTGCAACAATCATTAAGCAGTCTAACGACGGTACATTCTTAGTAACTGGTCATACTGATGCTAAAGGTGCTGCTGCTTACAACTTGAAACTTTCAAGAGAAAGAGCTGCTTCTGTAGTTGCTGCCCTTGAAGCTAGAGGAGTTAACGGAAGCCAATTGAAATCAGTAGGTGTTGGTTCTAGAGACGCTAAAGTTTCTGTAAAAGCATCTGATGCTGAAAGAATGGTAGACAGAAAAGTTGAAGTAGAAGCTATCAACGGTGCTGCTTGGGATGCACTTAAAAAATCTGATCTTGAAGTAGTACAGAAGAAAACTGTAATCAAGAAAGGAAAAGCTCCAGCTAAGAGAAAAGCTCCAGCTAAAAAAAGAAGAAAATAA
- the smpB gene encoding SsrA-binding protein SmpB yields the protein MKIEKTVNILNRRARFEYEIIEEVEAGMVLTGTEIKSLRSSKASIAESFCQFIDGELYIINMMIDEYKLGTFYNHKTKRERKLLLHKKELQKFEKKLKDAGNTIIPLKLYINDKGKAKVLIALARGKKLFDKREAIKDRENKRTLDRILKKS from the coding sequence ATGAAGATCGAGAAAACAGTCAATATATTAAATAGGAGAGCCCGTTTCGAGTATGAAATTATAGAAGAAGTAGAGGCAGGAATGGTTTTAACCGGTACCGAGATAAAATCTTTACGTTCCTCTAAAGCATCTATCGCAGAATCCTTCTGTCAGTTTATTGATGGGGAATTATATATCATTAATATGATGATTGATGAGTATAAATTAGGAACTTTTTACAATCATAAGACAAAAAGGGAACGGAAATTGCTCTTGCACAAAAAAGAATTACAGAAATTCGAGAAAAAGTTAAAAGACGCAGGGAACACTATCATACCTTTAAAGTTATATATCAATGACAAGGGAAAAGCAAAGGTGCTGATAGCGTTGGCTAGAGGGAAAAAGCTTTTTGATAAAAGGGAAGCGATAAAAGATAGAGAAAATAAACGTACCCTGGATAGAATATTAAAGAAAAGTTAA
- a CDS encoding ABC-F family ATP-binding cassette domain-containing protein codes for MLTVSNLSLQFGKRVLFDEVNIMFAKGNCYGIIGANGAGKSTFLKILTGKQDPTTGSVSLEPGKRMSVLEQDHFAYDQYNVLETVLRGNKKLFEIKAEMDALYAKEDFSDEDGIKAGELGVIYDEMGGWNSESDAQTMLSNVGIKDDMHWQMMSELENKDKVKVLLAQALFGNPDVLILDEPTNDLDIETIAWLENFLADYENTVIVVSHDRHFLDTVCTHIGDLDYAKLNLYTGNYSFWYQASQLATRQRAQANKKAEEKKKELQDFIARFSSNVAKAKQATARKKMIDKLNIDDIKPSSRRYPAIIFEMEREAGDQILDVKGLEKTKDGELLFSNIDLNLKKGDKVAVLSKNSLAITEFFEILAGNVEADKGTVAWGVTTTQSHMPLDNTDFFQEDINLVDWLRQFTKNDEERHEEFMRGFLGRMLFSGDEALKSCKVLSGGEKMRCMFSRMMLQKANVLLLDEPTNHLDLESITTLNNSLSNFKGNLLLASHDHEMLQTVCNRIIELTPKGIIDREMSYDDYLADKKVKELREKMYS; via the coding sequence ATGTTAACAGTATCTAACTTATCTTTACAATTCGGGAAAAGAGTTCTTTTTGACGAGGTAAACATCATGTTTGCCAAAGGAAATTGTTACGGGATTATCGGAGCTAATGGAGCAGGAAAATCAACATTCCTTAAAATATTAACTGGAAAACAAGACCCAACGACAGGAAGTGTATCATTAGAGCCTGGAAAAAGAATGTCTGTTTTAGAGCAGGATCACTTTGCATACGATCAATATAATGTTCTGGAAACAGTACTAAGAGGTAACAAAAAGTTATTTGAGATAAAGGCGGAAATGGATGCGTTATACGCAAAAGAAGATTTCTCTGATGAAGACGGTATTAAAGCCGGAGAACTAGGCGTTATTTATGATGAGATGGGAGGATGGAACTCAGAATCTGATGCACAGACCATGCTTTCTAACGTAGGGATCAAGGATGATATGCACTGGCAGATGATGAGCGAACTTGAGAACAAGGACAAGGTAAAGGTTCTTTTAGCTCAAGCTCTTTTCGGAAATCCTGATGTATTGATTCTGGATGAGCCTACCAATGACCTGGACATTGAAACGATTGCATGGCTAGAAAATTTCCTTGCAGATTATGAAAACACAGTAATTGTTGTTTCTCACGACCGTCACTTCCTGGATACCGTTTGTACCCACATTGGTGACCTTGATTATGCGAAACTTAACCTTTATACAGGTAATTACTCTTTCTGGTATCAGGCATCTCAATTAGCAACAAGACAAAGAGCTCAGGCTAATAAAAAAGCTGAAGAAAAGAAAAAAGAACTTCAGGACTTCATTGCAAGGTTTAGTTCTAACGTTGCAAAAGCTAAGCAGGCAACTGCAAGAAAGAAAATGATCGACAAGTTGAATATCGATGATATTAAACCTTCTTCAAGAAGATACCCGGCAATTATTTTCGAAATGGAAAGAGAGGCTGGTGATCAGATTTTAGATGTAAAAGGTCTTGAAAAAACGAAGGATGGAGAATTGCTTTTCTCTAATATTGACTTAAACCTTAAAAAAGGGGATAAAGTTGCTGTACTTTCAAAAAACTCTTTGGCTATTACAGAATTTTTTGAAATCTTAGCAGGAAACGTTGAAGCGGACAAAGGAACTGTTGCCTGGGGTGTTACTACTACTCAGTCTCATATGCCTTTAGATAACACTGATTTCTTCCAGGAAGACATCAATCTGGTTGACTGGCTAAGACAATTTACCAAGAATGATGAGGAGCGTCATGAAGAGTTTATGAGAGGATTCTTAGGAAGAATGTTATTCTCAGGAGATGAAGCTCTAAAATCTTGTAAAGTACTTTCCGGAGGTGAAAAAATGAGATGTATGTTCAGTAGAATGATGCTTCAAAAAGCGAACGTTTTACTTCTTGATGAACCGACTAACCACCTAGATCTTGAAAGTATCACCACATTAAACAACTCTTTATCTAACTTTAAAGGAAATCTTTTATTAGCGTCTCATGACCACGAAATGCTTCAAACGGTTTGTAACAGAATCATAGAATTGACTCCTAAAGGAATTATCGACAGAGAAATGAGCTACGATGATTATCTTGCAGACAAAAAGGTAAAAGAATTAAGAGAAAAAATGTACTCATAA
- a CDS encoding ferritin-like domain-containing protein, with translation MNILKLLDKFSDDKFFTSEASRLETLTNISLLGKKAAVAAVPLGLGVAMSTPAKAETTRAAVPGSFLKSALTDALQLALTLEYLESEYYSIGLGKAGLIPNADRTVFMQISKHESAHVSFLKNTLTSLGVTPGAKPNFDFTANGNFAPFTDYNQFLVLAQAFEDTGVRAYKGQAGNVMSNKVVLQAALQIHSVEARHASQVRRMRANKGWIELANGGNMPSATDPVYKGEDNINQAGFNTANAFGAAAGSAAYDEILSGSDATAIASLFIV, from the coding sequence ATGAACATTCTTAAATTATTAGATAAATTTTCTGATGATAAATTTTTTACATCAGAAGCTTCGAGATTAGAAACACTCACCAATATTTCATTGTTGGGGAAAAAAGCAGCGGTTGCCGCTGTACCTTTAGGACTAGGAGTAGCTATGTCAACTCCTGCAAAGGCTGAAACTACAAGGGCTGCGGTTCCGGGAAGCTTTTTAAAAAGTGCTTTGACAGATGCTTTACAATTAGCTCTGACATTGGAATATCTGGAAAGCGAATATTATAGCATCGGACTTGGTAAAGCTGGTCTGATCCCTAATGCAGACCGTACTGTTTTTATGCAGATCTCCAAACACGAGTCTGCCCACGTTAGTTTCTTAAAAAACACATTAACATCATTGGGAGTGACACCTGGGGCAAAACCTAATTTTGACTTTACAGCAAATGGTAATTTTGCGCCTTTTACAGATTATAATCAATTTCTTGTGCTTGCACAAGCCTTTGAAGATACTGGTGTGAGGGCATATAAGGGACAGGCAGGTAATGTGATGTCTAATAAAGTAGTTTTACAGGCTGCCTTACAAATTCACTCGGTAGAAGCACGTCATGCTTCTCAGGTAAGGAGAATGAGAGCCAATAAAGGATGGATCGAGCTGGCAAATGGAGGAAATATGCCGTCTGCTACTGATCCTGTATACAAAGGAGAAGATAATATCAATCAGGCTGGATTTAATACGGCTAACGCATTTGGAGCTGCTGCAGGCTCTGCTGCATATGATGAAATTTTAAGTGGCAGTGATGCAACTGCAATTGCATCTTTGTTTATTGTATAA
- a CDS encoding ferritin-like domain-containing protein, which translates to MKKTINVNSQGASLDTGRRNFLKLGGIGLAMAGLALVGCDDNDDFQTVDNQVFDLGTGDVGVLNYAYALEQLEADFYTKVVNNFYTGISNAEKELFTDLYHHEVIHRDFFKAAITGVTSNVLPKLEFQYPNVNFSNRSSVLATAKALEDTGVAAYNAAGKYITNPDYLVIAGKIVSVEARHASAIRNLINPGSADFSGDDVVDANGLDVAKEPKDVVMAAGGFIKTSFTWKERGIN; encoded by the coding sequence ATGAAAAAGACAATCAATGTTAACAGCCAGGGAGCATCTCTGGATACAGGAAGAAGAAATTTCTTAAAACTCGGCGGCATTGGTCTTGCGATGGCAGGGCTTGCATTGGTCGGGTGTGATGATAATGATGATTTCCAAACAGTGGATAATCAGGTATTTGACTTGGGAACAGGTGATGTAGGCGTTCTTAATTATGCCTATGCTCTGGAACAACTTGAAGCAGATTTCTATACAAAAGTGGTTAATAATTTTTATACAGGCATTTCAAATGCTGAAAAAGAATTATTTACAGATTTATATCATCATGAAGTAATTCATCGTGATTTTTTTAAAGCTGCTATAACTGGTGTGACCTCAAACGTATTACCCAAGCTTGAGTTTCAATACCCGAATGTGAATTTTAGCAACAGAAGCTCTGTTTTAGCAACAGCAAAAGCTTTGGAAGATACCGGTGTTGCTGCTTATAATGCTGCGGGAAAATATATAACCAATCCCGATTATTTAGTTATTGCCGGGAAAATAGTTTCGGTAGAAGCAAGACACGCTTCTGCAATCAGAAATCTGATTAATCCGGGATCGGCAGATTTTTCCGGAGATGATGTGGTTGATGCCAATGGATTGGATGTAGCCAAAGAACCTAAGGATGTGGTGATGGCCGCAGGAGGGTTTATAAAAACTTCATTTACCTGGAAAGAAAGAGGTATCAACTAA
- the recJ gene encoding single-stranded-DNA-specific exonuclease RecJ yields the protein MSQKWIYKPEPDEEVVDRLSSSLGFGTFESKLLVLRGIDNYQKAREFFKPNLTDIHSPFLMADMQKAVERIATAIENGEKILVYGDYDVDGTTAVALMYLYLSKIVEKKYLDYYIPDRNSEGYGISTEGIDFAKENGFSLIVALDCGIKAIDMINYAKDLDIDFIICDHHLPGEEIPNAVAVLDPKRNDCRYPFKELSGCGVGFKLCQGLNTIYKLPEAELFELTDLLAISIAADIVSMTGENRVLAKMGLKTLRKTRNLGLRLLIPEDKLSHFEISNIVFEIAPKINAAGRISHGKAAVELMVSDNLKHAHQIVSDIMGLNDERRELDMNSTLSALNQIIESQQETKLTTIVYHPEWNKGVIGIVASRLIETYYKPTLVFTDGNNGEMVASARSVSDFDVHEALDLCSEYFLKFGGHHAAAGLSMEKEKFDAFKEKFEKIVAEKIKEHQKEPSITIDSEIEIDEINREFINFHRKLAPFGPHNMKPILALKNQKLSGYIKTMGKDNNHVKFYIKQESTGRNIECVGFKLGQFSEDFRNKHFDLVFTLEENHWKGNVTHYLNIKDVKFRD from the coding sequence ATGAGTCAAAAATGGATTTACAAGCCCGAACCCGACGAGGAAGTTGTGGACAGATTAAGTTCGTCACTTGGTTTTGGAACATTTGAATCTAAACTTCTCGTTCTAAGAGGAATTGACAATTATCAGAAGGCCCGGGAATTTTTCAAACCTAATCTTACTGATATTCACAGTCCGTTTTTAATGGCGGATATGCAAAAAGCCGTAGAGCGAATTGCAACAGCCATTGAAAATGGAGAAAAAATATTAGTATACGGGGATTACGACGTAGATGGTACGACTGCCGTTGCATTAATGTATCTCTACCTCAGCAAAATAGTCGAAAAAAAATATCTGGATTATTATATTCCGGACAGAAATTCTGAAGGGTATGGAATTTCAACTGAAGGAATTGATTTCGCCAAAGAGAATGGCTTTTCATTAATTGTTGCTCTGGATTGTGGAATCAAGGCTATTGATATGATTAATTATGCTAAAGATTTAGACATTGATTTTATCATTTGCGACCACCATTTACCTGGAGAAGAAATACCCAATGCTGTTGCTGTTCTGGATCCTAAAAGAAATGACTGCAGATATCCGTTCAAAGAACTTTCCGGATGTGGAGTCGGCTTTAAATTATGTCAAGGTCTTAACACTATCTATAAACTTCCGGAAGCTGAATTATTTGAATTAACAGATTTGCTGGCCATTTCTATTGCTGCAGATATTGTTTCTATGACCGGAGAAAACAGAGTTTTAGCCAAAATGGGATTAAAAACTCTTAGAAAAACAAGAAATTTAGGATTAAGATTATTAATTCCTGAAGATAAGCTATCTCATTTCGAAATTTCAAATATTGTTTTTGAAATTGCGCCCAAAATTAATGCTGCAGGGAGAATTTCCCATGGAAAAGCCGCTGTAGAGCTTATGGTTTCTGATAACTTAAAGCATGCACATCAGATTGTCAGTGATATAATGGGGCTGAATGATGAGAGACGTGAACTGGATATGAACTCTACCCTTTCTGCCTTAAATCAGATTATCGAATCCCAGCAGGAAACAAAATTGACAACTATCGTCTACCATCCGGAGTGGAATAAAGGAGTTATTGGAATCGTTGCATCAAGACTTATAGAAACTTACTATAAGCCTACTTTGGTTTTTACAGATGGTAATAACGGGGAAATGGTTGCTTCAGCAAGATCCGTTTCCGATTTTGATGTACATGAAGCATTGGATCTTTGTTCTGAATATTTTCTGAAATTTGGAGGACATCATGCTGCTGCCGGACTTTCTATGGAGAAGGAAAAATTTGATGCTTTTAAAGAAAAGTTTGAAAAGATCGTTGCTGAAAAAATTAAGGAACACCAAAAGGAACCTTCTATCACAATAGATTCTGAAATCGAAATTGACGAGATCAATAGAGAGTTTATCAATTTTCACAGGAAACTTGCTCCTTTCGGTCCGCATAATATGAAGCCTATTCTGGCATTAAAAAATCAAAAGCTTTCCGGTTATATAAAAACAATGGGAAAAGACAACAACCACGTTAAGTTTTATATCAAACAGGAATCAACAGGCAGAAATATTGAATGCGTTGGTTTTAAGCTTGGACAGTTTTCCGAGGATTTCAGAAACAAACATTTCGATTTGGTATTTACTTTAGAGGAGAATCACTGGAAAGGTAATGTAACGCATTATCTGAATATCAAAGATGTTAAGTTTAGGGATTAG
- a CDS encoding four helix bundle protein: MGNYKELIVWQKSVDLVTEVYSYTKNFPKEEMYGLTNQIRRSSISIPSNIAEGHSRRSQADYIQFLKIARGSCAELDTQLIISKNLRACLKK; the protein is encoded by the coding sequence ATGGGAAACTATAAGGAATTAATTGTTTGGCAGAAATCTGTTGATCTTGTGACAGAAGTATATTCTTATACCAAAAATTTCCCTAAAGAAGAAATGTATGGTCTTACAAACCAAATCCGACGTTCTTCAATTTCAATTCCATCAAATATTGCTGAAGGCCATTCAAGAAGATCACAAGCCGACTATATCCAATTTTTAAAGATAGCAAGAGGAAGCTGTGCTGAACTGGACACTCAACTCATTATTTCTAAAAATCTAAGAGCCTGTTTAAAAAAGTAA
- a CDS encoding IS5 family transposase: MYPTDLTQTQWQFIKKALDFDDRKRKYDLVVIWNAISYLVKTGCQWRLLPHDFPKWQLVYYYYSKWSNLEIFDLLLSKLREEVRRNRGQKAQASLGIIDSQSVRWGNNRSLNGFDGGKKIKGIKRHVVVDKNGFLLAVMVSVANVHDSKAALLLIKTLRYLLIPLQVILADGGYRGEIIEEIRIKFNYIIQIVMRSDKKVKGFEPIHKRWIIERTFAWFDNDRRLCRNYELLMESSENMVKLSAIKLLLNKI; this comes from the coding sequence ATGTATCCAACAGACTTAACCCAAACTCAGTGGCAATTTATAAAAAAAGCATTAGATTTTGATGACAGAAAACGAAAATATGATTTGGTTGTCATTTGGAATGCTATCAGTTATTTAGTAAAAACAGGCTGTCAATGGAGACTTTTACCTCATGATTTTCCCAAATGGCAATTGGTTTATTACTATTATTCAAAATGGTCAAATCTGGAGATTTTCGATTTATTATTATCAAAATTGAGAGAGGAAGTACGACGAAACAGGGGTCAGAAAGCGCAGGCAAGTTTAGGAATTATTGACAGTCAAAGTGTTCGTTGGGGAAATAACCGTTCACTCAATGGCTTTGACGGAGGTAAAAAAATAAAAGGAATCAAGAGACACGTTGTGGTAGACAAAAATGGTTTTTTGTTAGCCGTAATGGTAAGTGTAGCCAATGTTCATGACAGTAAGGCTGCATTGTTACTGATCAAAACACTGCGATATTTACTAATTCCGCTTCAGGTAATCCTGGCGGACGGAGGTTATAGAGGAGAGATTATTGAGGAAATAAGAATTAAGTTTAATTATATCATTCAGATCGTAATGCGGAGTGACAAAAAAGTAAAAGGGTTTGAGCCAATTCATAAACGATGGATTATAGAGCGTACATTTGCTTGGTTTGATAACGATAGAAGATTATGCAGAAATTATGAACTCTTAATGGAATCCTCTGAAAACATGGTCAAATTATCCGCCATAAAATTATTACTGAATAAAATTTAA
- the nadD gene encoding nicotinate (nicotinamide) nucleotide adenylyltransferase, with the protein MKKIGLFFGSFNPIHIGHLILANYILENSDMDELWFVVSPQNPFKDKKSLLKDHNRLDMVQLAVKNYPNMRASNVEFSLPKPSYTIDTLTYLNEKYPEYSFSLIMGEDNLVSLHKWKNSETLIKNYHIIVYPRVFEGEKKDSDYLQHENISLIKAPVIEISATEIRNMIKEGKNVRPMLPPEVFEYLDGSSFYK; encoded by the coding sequence ATGAAAAAAATCGGTTTATTTTTCGGTTCCTTTAATCCAATTCATATTGGACATCTTATTTTGGCCAATTATATTTTAGAGAATTCGGATATGGATGAGCTTTGGTTTGTTGTAAGCCCTCAAAATCCATTTAAAGATAAAAAATCACTACTGAAGGACCATAACAGGTTGGATATGGTACAGCTCGCTGTAAAGAACTATCCTAATATGAGAGCTTCTAATGTTGAATTCTCTCTGCCGAAACCTAGTTATACCATTGATACCCTCACTTATCTTAATGAAAAATACCCTGAGTATTCTTTCAGTTTGATAATGGGAGAAGATAATTTAGTCAGTCTTCATAAATGGAAAAATTCGGAAACATTGATTAAGAACTACCATATCATTGTTTATCCAAGAGTTTTTGAAGGAGAGAAAAAAGATTCAGACTATTTACAACATGAAAATATTTCTCTGATAAAAGCACCGGTTATCGAAATATCTGCTACAGAAATTCGTAATATGATTAAAGAAGGCAAAAATGTGAGACCGATGCTTCCTCCAGAAGTTTTTGAATATTTGGACGGAAGTAGTTTTTATAAGTAA
- a CDS encoding DUF3817 domain-containing protein: MNFIEKFFSKYPQEKIIKWFKQICVAEAISCFLLYGVAMIWKRYDDEGLLPTIFIIVVGNIHGLFFTLYLLLCLPVRKIFKWDDEDFVFALLSAFFPFATIWVDKKLARFDRE, encoded by the coding sequence ATGAACTTCATCGAAAAATTTTTCTCAAAATATCCCCAGGAAAAAATCATTAAATGGTTTAAGCAAATCTGTGTAGCGGAAGCAATTTCCTGTTTTCTTCTTTATGGAGTAGCAATGATCTGGAAAAGATATGATGATGAAGGTTTACTTCCTACCATTTTTATTATAGTTGTTGGAAATATTCATGGTCTTTTCTTTACGCTCTATCTTTTACTGTGTTTACCTGTAAGAAAAATCTTTAAATGGGACGATGAAGATTTTGTCTTTGCATTACTTTCCGCTTTTTTCCCTTTTGCAACCATCTGGGTTGATAAAAAGCTAGCCCGCTTCGACCGGGAATAA